One segment of Pleomorphomonas sp. PLEO DNA contains the following:
- the anfD gene encoding nitrogenase iron-iron protein, alpha chain, giving the protein MPYHEFEVSKVIPERKLHAVVKGPGEDLTSCLPKGYLNTIPGTISERGCAYCGAKHVIGTPMKDVIHLSHGPVGCTYDTWQTKRYISDNNNFQLKYTFASDVKEKNIVFGAEKLLKQNILEAFDAFPDIKRMTIYQTCATALIGDDMSAIAEEVMAERPEVDIFVCNSPGFGGPSQSGGHHKINIAWLNQKVGTLEPEITSDYVINYVGEYNIQGDQEVMLDFFRRMGIQVLSTFTGNSTYDSLRGMHRAHLNVLECARSAEYLCDELRVRYGIPRLDIDGFGHKALGDSLRKIGLFFGIEDRAEAIIAEETARWKPELDWYKERLQGKKVCLWPGGSKLWHWAHAIQEEMGVKVVSVYTKFGHQGDMEKGVSRCGEGALAIDDPNELENQEAMLTLKPDVIFTGKRPGEVAKKMRVPYLNAHAYHNGPYKGFEGWVRFARDIYNAVYSPMHQLSAIDISKDDYETGKGFVTRRMLSDACLSAEAKASPLTGYTGKFDPIPDLRQKTYPAFERRVAPAAAE; this is encoded by the coding sequence ATGCCGTATCATGAATTCGAGGTCAGCAAGGTCATCCCCGAGCGCAAGCTGCACGCCGTGGTCAAAGGACCGGGCGAAGACCTCACTTCCTGCCTGCCCAAGGGCTACCTCAACACCATTCCCGGCACGATTTCCGAACGCGGCTGCGCCTATTGCGGCGCCAAGCACGTCATCGGCACGCCGATGAAGGATGTGATCCATCTCAGCCATGGCCCGGTCGGCTGCACCTACGACACCTGGCAGACCAAGCGCTACATCTCCGACAACAACAACTTTCAACTGAAGTACACCTTCGCCTCGGACGTAAAGGAAAAAAATATCGTCTTCGGCGCCGAAAAACTATTGAAGCAGAACATCCTCGAAGCCTTCGATGCCTTCCCCGACATCAAGCGAATGACCATCTACCAGACCTGCGCCACCGCGCTGATCGGCGACGATATGTCGGCAATCGCCGAGGAGGTAATGGCGGAGCGGCCCGAGGTCGATATCTTCGTCTGCAACTCGCCGGGCTTCGGCGGTCCGTCGCAGTCGGGCGGCCACCATAAGATCAACATCGCCTGGCTCAACCAGAAGGTTGGCACCCTCGAGCCGGAGATCACCTCCGACTACGTCATCAACTACGTCGGCGAGTATAACATCCAGGGCGACCAGGAAGTCATGCTCGACTTCTTCAGGCGCATGGGCATCCAGGTTTTGTCCACCTTCACCGGCAACAGCACCTATGACTCGTTGCGCGGCATGCACCGGGCCCATCTCAACGTACTCGAATGTGCCCGCTCGGCCGAATACCTCTGCGACGAACTGCGCGTCCGTTACGGCATCCCGCGCCTCGACATCGACGGTTTCGGGCATAAGGCGCTCGGCGACAGCTTGCGCAAGATTGGCCTGTTCTTTGGCATTGAGGACCGCGCCGAGGCGATCATCGCCGAGGAGACCGCCCGTTGGAAGCCGGAGCTCGACTGGTACAAGGAGCGCCTCCAGGGCAAGAAGGTTTGCCTGTGGCCGGGCGGTTCCAAGCTGTGGCACTGGGCGCACGCCATCCAGGAGGAGATGGGGGTCAAGGTCGTCTCGGTCTACACCAAGTTCGGCCACCAGGGCGACATGGAGAAGGGCGTATCGCGCTGCGGCGAGGGGGCGCTGGCCATTGACGATCCCAACGAGCTTGAGAACCAGGAAGCGATGCTGACGCTGAAGCCGGACGTGATCTTCACCGGCAAACGGCCGGGCGAAGTCGCCAAGAAGATGCGCGTGCCCTACCTCAACGCCCACGCCTATCACAACGGCCCCTACAAGGGTTTCGAGGGCTGGGTGCGCTTTGCCCGCGACATCTACAACGCCGTCTATTCGCCGATGCACCAATTGTCGGCCATCGACATCTCCAAGGACGATTACGAAACCGGCAAGGGCTTCGTCACCCGCCGCATGCTGTCCGACGCCTGCCTGTCAGCTGAGGCCAAGGCATCGCCGCTCACCGGCTACACCGGCAAGTTCGATCCCATTCCCGATCTGCGCCAGAAGACCTATCCGGCCTTCGAACGCCGTGTCGCCCCCGCAGCCGCCGAGTGA
- the anfK gene encoding Fe-only nitrogenase subunit beta: MNCEVKVKDRIGTINPIFTCQPAGAQYASIGIKDCIGIVHGGQGCVMFVRLLISQHLKESFEIASSSVHEDGAVFGALDRVETAVDVLLSRYPHVKVVPIISTCSTEVIGDDIDGLITKLEEGLLAEKFADREVHLLPIHTPSFVGSMVSGYDVAVRDFVKKFAKKGAPTGKINLITGWVNPGDVKELKHLLKEMDIDATVLFEIESFDSPIMPDGKAVSHGSTTIEDLQATGSAIHTFALNRYEGGKAAQLLEKKFKVPSTVGPTPIGIRNTDALLKKLSQVTGKPIPASLVRERGIAIDAITDVAHMFLADKKVAIYGNPDLAIGLAEFCLDLEMKPQLLLLGDDNAGYVNDPRIKALQDNVDYPMEIVTNADFWDLEDRIKNKGLELDLILGHSKGRFVSIDYNIPMVRVGFPTYDRAGMFRNPVVGYAGATWLAEQMANALFNDMEVKKNKEWLLNVW; this comes from the coding sequence ATGAATTGCGAAGTCAAGGTCAAGGACCGGATCGGCACCATCAATCCGATCTTCACCTGCCAGCCAGCCGGTGCCCAGTATGCGTCGATCGGCATCAAGGATTGCATCGGCATCGTCCACGGCGGTCAGGGTTGCGTGATGTTTGTCCGCCTGCTGATCTCCCAACATCTGAAAGAGAGCTTCGAGATCGCCTCGTCGTCGGTCCACGAGGACGGCGCGGTGTTCGGCGCTCTCGACCGCGTCGAAACGGCGGTGGATGTGCTGCTCTCCCGCTATCCGCATGTAAAGGTGGTGCCGATCATCTCCACCTGTTCGACCGAAGTGATCGGCGACGACATCGACGGCCTGATCACCAAACTGGAAGAAGGCCTGCTGGCTGAGAAATTCGCCGATCGGGAGGTGCATCTTCTGCCCATCCACACGCCCAGCTTCGTCGGCTCGATGGTGTCGGGCTACGATGTCGCCGTGCGCGACTTCGTCAAGAAGTTCGCCAAGAAGGGAGCCCCAACCGGCAAGATCAACCTGATCACGGGCTGGGTGAATCCCGGCGACGTCAAGGAGCTCAAGCACCTTCTGAAAGAGATGGATATCGACGCCACCGTGCTGTTCGAGATCGAAAGCTTCGATTCGCCGATCATGCCGGATGGCAAGGCCGTCTCGCATGGCTCGACCACCATCGAGGATCTGCAGGCGACAGGTTCGGCCATCCACACCTTCGCACTCAATCGCTACGAAGGCGGCAAGGCGGCGCAACTGCTTGAGAAGAAATTCAAAGTTCCCTCGACCGTCGGACCGACGCCGATCGGCATCCGCAACACCGACGCGCTGCTCAAAAAGCTGTCGCAGGTGACCGGTAAACCGATCCCCGCAAGCCTCGTCAGGGAACGCGGCATCGCCATTGACGCCATCACCGATGTCGCCCACATGTTCCTCGCCGACAAGAAGGTGGCGATCTACGGCAATCCGGATCTGGCCATCGGTTTGGCCGAATTCTGCCTCGATCTCGAGATGAAGCCGCAGTTGCTGCTGCTCGGCGACGATAACGCCGGCTATGTCAACGATCCCCGCATCAAGGCACTGCAGGACAACGTCGACTATCCCATGGAGATCGTTACCAACGCCGACTTCTGGGATCTTGAGGACCGCATCAAGAACAAGGGCCTCGAACTCGACCTGATCCTCGGCCACTCCAAGGGACGGTTCGTGTCGATCGACTACAACATCCCCATGGTGCGCGTCGGCTTTCCGACCTACGACCGGGCCGGCATGTTCCGCAACCCAGTGGTTGGCTATGCCGGCGCCACCTGGCTCGCCGAGCAGATGGCCAATGCTCTCTTCAACGACATGGAAGTCAAGAAGAACAAGGAATGGCTGCTCAACGTCTGGTGA
- a CDS encoding sigma 54-interacting transcriptional regulator: protein MTDLASVLDRPLPAIARRAPVGDDDGRRLIARIAGILDRNPPADAVEELKRLLAIHGARPAGIRESACDGRDRPHCVVGKHPAMLAAADTVRRAAPTDLPVLILGESGTGKGLFAEMLHRHSARTGPLVKVNCAALPEALIESELFGHERGAFTGASGERKGRFELAAGGTLFLDEIGDTSPAFQVKLLRVLQDGEFERVGGTRTLRADVRIVAATNRDLAAAIADGSFRADLYYRLSVVPVALPPLRDRRADIPELARRILEDFDRANGGRHTLGVDAVDLLIACNFPGNIRELENCVKRAAVMANGPVVSAASFSCRQGCCRSLGVCQTTPPPTPTETFTEKPRALSANATTEAGLPVGRDELLEALTAAGWSQAKAARLLGLSPRQVGYAVRRYGVALKKW from the coding sequence GTGACCGACCTCGCCTCCGTCCTCGACCGTCCACTCCCTGCCATCGCACGCCGCGCCCCCGTCGGGGACGACGATGGGCGACGCCTCATCGCACGTATCGCAGGCATTCTCGATCGCAACCCGCCGGCCGACGCAGTGGAGGAACTGAAACGGCTCCTAGCTATTCACGGAGCAAGGCCGGCGGGCATCAGGGAGTCCGCTTGCGATGGTCGCGACCGGCCACATTGCGTTGTCGGCAAGCACCCGGCCATGCTGGCGGCGGCCGACACCGTTCGTCGCGCTGCCCCGACAGACTTGCCTGTGTTGATTCTCGGCGAGAGTGGCACTGGCAAAGGCCTGTTCGCCGAAATGCTACATCGGCATTCCGCTCGCACCGGCCCACTCGTCAAGGTCAACTGCGCCGCCCTGCCGGAGGCGCTGATCGAGAGCGAGCTGTTCGGCCACGAGCGAGGCGCCTTCACCGGCGCCTCGGGCGAACGCAAGGGGCGCTTCGAACTGGCGGCCGGAGGCACGCTGTTTCTCGACGAGATCGGCGACACCTCCCCGGCCTTCCAGGTGAAGCTACTGCGCGTTCTTCAAGATGGCGAGTTCGAGCGGGTGGGGGGAACACGCACGTTGCGTGCCGATGTCCGCATCGTGGCCGCGACCAACCGTGATCTCGCCGCCGCTATCGCCGACGGGTCGTTTCGGGCAGACCTCTACTATCGGCTTTCCGTCGTGCCTGTGGCGCTGCCACCGCTGCGCGACCGGCGCGCGGATATACCAGAGCTGGCCCGGCGTATCCTCGAGGACTTCGACAGGGCAAATGGGGGACGGCACACACTTGGCGTGGACGCCGTTGATCTGCTTATTGCCTGTAACTTTCCGGGCAACATCCGCGAGCTTGAAAATTGTGTGAAACGGGCGGCTGTCATGGCCAACGGGCCGGTCGTGTCAGCGGCGAGCTTCTCCTGCCGACAAGGCTGTTGCCGGTCGCTCGGAGTCTGTCAGACCACTCCTCCCCCCACACCAACAGAGACCTTCACTGAGAAACCCCGCGCTCTCTCCGCCAACGCCACCACAGAGGCAGGGCTTCCTGTGGGGCGAGATGAGCTTCTTGAGGCGCTGACGGCTGCCGGCTGGTCGCAGGCAAAGGCCGCCAGGTTACTCGGTCTGTCGCCACGTCAGGTTGGCTATGCGGTCCGCAGATACGGCGTTGCTCTCAAAAAGTGGTAG
- a CDS encoding NAD(+)--dinitrogen-reductase ADP-D-ribosyltransferase — protein MTTPVSLPHGTNLVGLPTGLIASVGFNDQPAPLHISGVREMNDPLFEMLAKAENMADASDAFLKYMVAVYGLDFAQKSDDCGIRRPFRSSFLRLLIGWGYDSSSREAAVLKGWVESRFGLLPGFHHDPIGTIGDASFLTYVEERMESDFHTNSIFSQLDLLYEYVQWVLAYLVYPDESHVHLYRGVDGFHEHHIVNHLDRHHFILRLNSLCSFTTDRWVADCFGHTILTVDVPLSKILFANTLLTFFPLRSEREFWVIGGDYRVSVERD, from the coding sequence ATGACGACGCCGGTGAGCCTGCCGCACGGTACCAATCTTGTTGGATTACCAACCGGGCTGATCGCCTCGGTCGGCTTCAACGACCAGCCGGCGCCGCTGCACATCTCCGGCGTACGCGAGATGAACGACCCACTGTTCGAAATGCTGGCCAAGGCCGAGAACATGGCCGACGCCTCCGATGCCTTCCTGAAATACATGGTGGCGGTCTATGGCCTCGATTTTGCTCAGAAGAGCGACGACTGCGGCATCCGCCGGCCGTTCCGCTCGTCGTTCCTTCGCCTGTTGATCGGCTGGGGCTACGACAGCTCCAGCCGCGAGGCCGCCGTGCTGAAAGGCTGGGTGGAAAGTCGCTTTGGTCTGTTACCTGGCTTCCACCATGACCCGATCGGTACCATCGGAGATGCCTCGTTCCTGACCTACGTCGAGGAGCGCATGGAAAGCGATTTCCACACCAACTCGATCTTCTCGCAGCTCGACCTGCTCTACGAATACGTCCAGTGGGTGCTGGCCTATCTCGTCTACCCCGACGAAAGCCACGTCCATCTTTATCGCGGCGTCGACGGCTTCCACGAGCACCACATCGTCAACCATCTCGATCGCCACCACTTCATCCTGCGGCTCAACAGCCTCTGCTCGTTCACGACCGACCGCTGGGTGGCCGACTGCTTCGGCCACACCATCCTGACGGTCGACGTTCCGCTCTCCAAGATCCTGTTTGCCAACACGCTGCTCACCTTCTTCCCGCTGCGCTCGGAGCGTGAGTTTTGGGTGATTGGCGGCGACTATCGCGTTTCTGTCGAAAGGGATTGA
- the anfO gene encoding Fe-only nitrogenase accessory protein AnfO: MKIAVHTDAAGRPVSLYEDGVIHLYEGGGDRWSKIGEFAFALPDGASIPLVRGLVERVASSLRDCRTLISGDRNGYIYSLLGQEMGFSCWTSEGSLDDQLAMVERRQLEITAQQGASACATAGCATSSCGGRKALACGREVEVPPPENLGEGRLRVDVAAVMRKLPGLNSRQILFPLLEGGSFAEVEVICEHLPRWFAAKLAQLGLEYTSETLPGVGVIATITHPTVQ, translated from the coding sequence ATGAAGATTGCCGTGCACACCGATGCCGCCGGCCGTCCCGTCAGCCTCTACGAGGACGGCGTCATCCATCTCTATGAAGGCGGCGGTGACCGCTGGTCGAAGATCGGCGAATTCGCCTTTGCCTTGCCCGACGGCGCTTCCATCCCGCTGGTGCGCGGCCTCGTCGAGCGGGTAGCCTCTAGCCTCAGGGATTGCCGGACGCTGATCTCGGGCGATCGCAACGGCTATATCTATTCGCTGCTCGGCCAGGAAATGGGCTTCTCCTGCTGGACCTCCGAAGGCAGCCTCGACGATCAGCTCGCCATGGTCGAGCGCCGGCAGTTGGAGATCACCGCCCAGCAAGGCGCGTCGGCCTGCGCCACCGCCGGCTGTGCCACATCCAGCTGTGGCGGGCGGAAGGCGTTGGCCTGCGGTCGCGAAGTGGAAGTTCCACCGCCCGAGAACCTTGGCGAGGGCCGGCTGCGTGTCGACGTCGCGGCGGTGATGCGCAAGCTGCCCGGTCTCAATTCGCGCCAGATCCTGTTCCCTCTGCTCGAAGGCGGAAGCTTCGCCGAAGTCGAAGTAATCTGTGAGCACCTGCCGCGTTGGTTCGCCGCCAAGCTCGCCCAACTCGGCCTCGAATACACATCCGAGACGCTGCCAGGTGTCGGCGTCATCGCCACCATCACCCACCCGACAGTCCAGTAA
- a CDS encoding sigma 54-interacting transcriptional regulator produces MANDARFSADQLDASLSFGTPVDDYSHCGTGECRVNTLPVLYRLNQVVSESSGLSDALHIILDIMRVSLHMDRGIITLYDRRSDTIFIHESFGLSDDERKRGIYAPGEGITGKVVESGSAIVVPRLAESADFLNRTGSPESERRGKAAFICVPIMLGKKVLGTIAGERVYRSQLLLKQDAEFIAAIALMIAPLAELYLIANVDKVALETENLRLRSELKERYQPANIIGNSKPMQEVYELIRKVSMSRATVLILGESGVGKELVASAIHYSSAASDGPFVKFNCAAIPENLAESGLFGHEKGAFTGAFAAHKGSFEQADGGTIFLDEVGELTLAVQAKLLRVLQERVIERVGGSRPLKVDVRIIAATNRDLVAMIERGEFREDLYYRLNVVPVTVPPLRDRDSDVILLADHFVAQSSKANQKTIKRISTPALNMLMAYHWPGNVRELENVVERAVILSDDDVIHGYNLPPSLQTPDETGTTFGVSLESKIHAVEYEMIVDALKTSNGNVGIAANELGLTRRMLGLRMERYGISYKTFRTGTPQLPRR; encoded by the coding sequence GTGGCCAACGACGCTCGTTTTTCTGCCGATCAGCTCGACGCCAGCCTTAGCTTCGGCACGCCGGTCGACGACTATTCGCATTGCGGTACCGGCGAATGCCGGGTCAATACGCTGCCGGTTCTCTACCGCCTCAACCAGGTGGTTTCGGAGAGTTCCGGCCTGTCGGATGCCCTGCATATAATCCTCGATATCATGCGCGTCAGCCTGCACATGGATCGCGGCATCATCACGCTCTATGACCGCCGCTCCGACACCATCTTCATCCACGAGAGTTTCGGCCTCTCCGACGACGAGAGGAAGCGCGGCATTTATGCGCCCGGCGAGGGCATCACAGGCAAGGTGGTGGAAAGCGGCAGTGCCATCGTCGTGCCACGCCTCGCCGAGAGCGCTGATTTCCTCAACCGCACCGGTTCGCCGGAAAGCGAGCGGCGCGGAAAGGCGGCCTTCATCTGCGTGCCGATCATGCTGGGGAAAAAAGTACTCGGCACCATCGCTGGAGAACGCGTTTATCGCAGCCAGCTTCTCCTCAAGCAGGACGCCGAATTCATAGCCGCCATCGCGCTGATGATAGCGCCGCTCGCCGAGCTCTATCTCATCGCCAACGTCGACAAGGTAGCGCTCGAGACCGAGAACCTGCGCCTCAGGAGCGAACTGAAGGAGCGTTATCAGCCGGCCAACATCATCGGCAACTCCAAGCCGATGCAGGAGGTCTATGAGCTAATCCGCAAGGTGTCCATGAGCCGGGCAACGGTGTTGATCCTCGGTGAAAGTGGCGTCGGCAAGGAGTTGGTGGCCAGCGCCATCCACTATTCGAGCGCTGCCTCCGATGGCCCGTTCGTCAAGTTCAACTGCGCGGCCATCCCCGAGAACCTCGCTGAAAGCGGCTTGTTCGGTCATGAAAAGGGAGCCTTCACCGGCGCGTTTGCCGCCCACAAGGGCTCGTTCGAACAGGCCGATGGCGGAACGATTTTCCTCGACGAAGTCGGCGAGCTGACTCTGGCTGTTCAAGCCAAGCTGCTCAGGGTGCTGCAGGAACGGGTGATCGAGCGGGTCGGTGGTTCCCGTCCGCTCAAAGTCGACGTCCGCATCATCGCCGCAACCAACCGCGACCTCGTCGCCATGATCGAGCGCGGAGAATTCCGCGAGGACCTTTATTACCGCCTCAACGTCGTGCCGGTCACCGTGCCGCCGCTCCGGGATCGCGATTCTGACGTCATCCTGCTGGCCGACCATTTCGTGGCGCAATCGAGCAAGGCCAATCAAAAGACCATCAAGCGCATCTCGACGCCCGCCCTCAACATGTTGATGGCCTATCATTGGCCCGGCAACGTGCGCGAACTCGAAAATGTCGTCGAGCGAGCGGTTATCCTGTCCGACGACGACGTGATCCATGGCTACAATCTGCCGCCATCGCTACAGACGCCGGACGAGACCGGCACCACCTTTGGCGTCAGTCTCGAAAGCAAGATCCACGCGGTCGAATACGAGATGATCGTTGACGCGCTCAAGACCTCGAACGGCAACGTCGGCATTGCCGCCAATGAGCTTGGACTGACCCGACGCATGCTCGGCCTCAGAATGGAGCGCTACGGCATCAGCTATAAGACCTTCCGTACCGGCACGCCGCAGCTACCCAGACGCTAA
- a CDS encoding type 1 glutamine amidotransferase, whose product MRILVFQHLGVEHPGTFTALWTAAGHTIKTVELDEDEPIPPLDPFDLLVAMGGPMDVWQEAELPWLVAEKAAIRRFVRDLGRPYLGICLGHQLLADALGGSVGLMAAPEVGLASVRLTEAGRDDPVFKGFPDEVDCFQWHGAEVKRLPDGAVILAGNAAAPVQAMRWGRYAYGFQYHVEITPRTVPDWQAIPAYRASLDMALGQRAATLEADVGARLKTFGAAATRLNENFLAISEQ is encoded by the coding sequence ATGCGTATCCTTGTTTTTCAGCATCTCGGCGTCGAGCATCCCGGCACCTTCACCGCCCTGTGGACGGCGGCCGGTCATACAATCAAGACGGTGGAACTCGATGAGGATGAGCCAATTCCGCCGCTCGATCCCTTCGATCTTCTCGTTGCCATGGGCGGGCCGATGGACGTCTGGCAGGAAGCCGAACTGCCCTGGCTCGTCGCGGAGAAGGCCGCCATCCGCCGCTTCGTTCGCGATCTGGGCCGGCCCTATCTCGGCATCTGCCTTGGGCATCAACTGCTCGCCGATGCGCTCGGCGGTTCCGTCGGCCTGATGGCAGCGCCGGAGGTTGGCCTTGCAAGCGTAAGGCTCACAGAGGCCGGACGAGACGATCCAGTCTTCAAAGGCTTTCCGGACGAGGTCGACTGCTTCCAGTGGCACGGCGCCGAGGTAAAACGACTGCCCGACGGGGCGGTTATCCTAGCCGGAAACGCCGCCGCGCCAGTGCAGGCGATGCGCTGGGGCAGATATGCCTACGGCTTTCAGTATCACGTTGAGATCACGCCTCGAACTGTGCCCGATTGGCAGGCGATTCCCGCCTATCGAGCGAGCCTCGACATGGCACTCGGACAGCGGGCAGCGACGCTTGAGGCCGACGTTGGTGCCCGGCTCAAAACCTTTGGCGCGGCAGCCACGCGATTGAACGAGAATTTCCTAGCGATTTCAGAGCAGTAG
- a CDS encoding pyridoxamine 5'-phosphate oxidase family protein, producing the protein MPDAAPPTAPSARTRVNRYRWLAHYDRETIYAILDAMPVAHVGYIHDGAPIVTPTLQWREGDRIYWHGAAHGRMMKATNEAEVCLTVSILDGLVLARAAYNFNINHRSVMVFGQPEAVTEPTEKTRLLKRFVDGYVPGQWEHLRPVTEQEIAATAILSLPLSEASAKLRAGPPEDNEEDYSFPVWAGVLPIHLTVGAPEPDPRNQPGVEVPATLSAFQIG; encoded by the coding sequence GTGCCCGATGCTGCTCCGCCGACCGCTCCCAGCGCTCGCACCCGCGTCAATCGCTACCGTTGGCTCGCCCACTACGACCGAGAGACCATTTACGCTATTCTTGATGCTATGCCGGTCGCCCACGTTGGCTACATCCACGACGGCGCCCCCATTGTGACTCCGACGCTGCAGTGGCGCGAGGGTGATCGCATCTACTGGCATGGCGCCGCCCACGGCCGCATGATGAAGGCGACCAACGAAGCGGAGGTTTGCCTCACCGTTTCCATCCTCGACGGGTTGGTGCTGGCGCGCGCGGCCTACAACTTCAACATCAACCATCGCTCGGTCATGGTGTTCGGCCAGCCCGAGGCGGTGACCGAGCCTACCGAAAAAACCCGCCTGCTGAAGCGCTTCGTCGATGGTTACGTGCCGGGCCAATGGGAGCATCTGCGGCCGGTCACCGAACAGGAGATCGCCGCCACCGCCATTCTGTCTCTGCCCCTTAGCGAGGCGTCGGCCAAGCTGCGGGCCGGTCCGCCAGAGGACAACGAGGAAGACTACAGCTTTCCGGTCTGGGCTGGCGTGCTGCCGATCCATCTCACAGTTGGCGCCCCCGAGCCCGACCCACGCAACCAGCCCGGCGTTGAGGTGCCCGCTACCCTCTCTGCCTTCCAGATCGGTTGA
- the nifH gene encoding nitrogenase iron protein, with protein sequence MTTRKVAIYGKGGIGKSTTTQNTAAALSYFHGKHVFIHGCDPKADSTRLILGGKPQETVMDTLRIHGAEKVTLDKVMRKGFGDIRCVESGGPEPGVGCAGRGVITAIDLMEENEAYTEDLDFIFFDVLGDVVCGGFAMPIRDGKAQEVYIVASGEMMAIYAANNICKGLVKYAKQSGVRLGGIICNSRNVDGEKEFLEEFTAAIGTKMIHFVPRDNIVQKAEFNKKTVTEFDPAQNQANEYRELGRKIIENEDFVIPRPLTMDQLESMVVKYGMLN encoded by the coding sequence ATGACGACGCGCAAGGTAGCCATCTACGGCAAGGGCGGCATCGGCAAGTCCACAACCACGCAGAACACGGCAGCCGCTCTCTCCTATTTCCACGGCAAACACGTGTTCATCCACGGCTGCGACCCCAAGGCCGACTCCACTCGCCTTATCCTCGGTGGCAAACCGCAGGAGACGGTGATGGACACGCTACGCATCCACGGCGCCGAGAAGGTCACCCTCGACAAGGTGATGAGGAAGGGCTTCGGTGACATCCGTTGCGTCGAATCCGGCGGCCCGGAGCCGGGCGTCGGCTGTGCCGGTCGCGGCGTCATTACCGCCATCGACCTGATGGAGGAGAACGAGGCCTATACCGAGGATCTCGACTTCATCTTCTTCGACGTGCTTGGCGACGTCGTCTGCGGTGGTTTCGCCATGCCGATCCGCGATGGCAAGGCGCAGGAGGTCTATATCGTCGCCTCCGGCGAGATGATGGCCATCTACGCCGCCAACAACATCTGCAAGGGCTTGGTCAAATATGCCAAGCAGTCGGGAGTCCGGCTCGGCGGCATCATCTGCAATAGCCGCAACGTCGACGGTGAGAAGGAATTCCTCGAGGAATTCACGGCGGCTATCGGCACCAAGATGATCCACTTCGTGCCGCGCGACAACATCGTCCAGAAGGCCGAGTTCAACAAGAAGACGGTGACCGAGTTCGATCCCGCCCAGAACCAGGCCAACGAATATCGCGAGCTCGGCCGCAAGATCATCGAGAACGAAGACTTCGTCATTCCGCGGCCGCTGACCATGGACCAGCTCGAATCCATGGTCGTCAAATACGGCATGCTCAACTGA
- a CDS encoding gamma-glutamylcyclotransferase family protein has protein sequence MAVNRPVLQFLYGADLNPERLAACCPGAVVKAIGELRDHRLAFFGHNDLWDGGEETVLAEDGASVHGIVVALSTREADFLDKVRGVRLNGTGSHFHSPVTVETPDGSLGVVLYKLDDSRTPAPPSAEYVAYMVAGARHFGLPPICLAALETLPARPATMPVPRIAFPAIAAAAAGGCAC, from the coding sequence ATGGCCGTCAACCGTCCGGTGTTACAGTTTCTTTATGGCGCCGATCTCAATCCCGAACGCCTTGCCGCGTGCTGCCCCGGCGCCGTGGTGAAGGCAATTGGCGAGCTGCGTGATCATCGCCTCGCTTTTTTTGGTCACAACGACCTTTGGGACGGCGGCGAGGAGACAGTACTGGCCGAGGATGGCGCGTCGGTGCATGGCATCGTCGTGGCGCTGTCGACGCGCGAAGCGGACTTTCTCGACAAGGTGCGTGGCGTCCGCCTCAACGGCACCGGAAGCCACTTCCATTCTCCTGTTACGGTCGAGACTCCGGACGGATCGCTTGGCGTCGTTCTCTACAAGCTCGACGACAGCCGCACGCCAGCGCCTCCGAGCGCCGAATACGTCGCCTATATGGTGGCGGGGGCCCGTCACTTCGGCCTGCCGCCCATCTGCCTTGCCGCGCTGGAAACGCTACCCGCCCGCCCGGCAACGATGCCGGTGCCGCGCATCGCCTTCCCGGCCATCGCCGCGGCGGCGGCCGGCGGCTGCGCCTGCTGA
- the anfG gene encoding Fe-only nitrogenase subunit delta codes for MAKGKEKNVARANYPKLYDHDPLADVDPELRAKISEMETYIMKNCLWQFNSRGWDRRKQNAGILGKTAQLLVGEVVDNPTPLDKCHWVDAVLLARNFKERCLWLADLGADEIQSIIDKLHARIDWLTIDGSLNEELTVQNY; via the coding sequence ATGGCAAAAGGCAAAGAGAAGAACGTCGCGCGGGCCAACTACCCCAAGCTCTACGACCACGATCCGCTGGCCGATGTCGACCCGGAGCTGCGCGCCAAGATCTCGGAGATGGAGACCTACATCATGAAGAACTGCCTGTGGCAGTTCAACTCACGCGGCTGGGACCGGCGCAAGCAAAACGCAGGCATTCTCGGCAAGACGGCGCAACTCTTGGTCGGCGAGGTGGTCGACAACCCGACACCGCTCGACAAATGCCACTGGGTCGACGCGGTGCTGCTCGCCCGCAATTTCAAGGAGCGCTGCCTCTGGCTCGCCGACCTCGGCGCCGACGAGATCCAGTCGATCATAGACAAGCTACACGCCCGCATCGACTGGCTGACCATCGACGGCTCTTTGAACGAAGAGCTGACCGTCCAGAACTACTGA